A DNA window from Cydia splendana chromosome 24, ilCydSple1.2, whole genome shotgun sequence contains the following coding sequences:
- the LOC134802387 gene encoding cholesterol 7-desaturase nvd, producing MAKPKGHSATNTTMARSNTMDANCQIENGVLLFYLKTAWALVRTAIELFYTYRLNIMMTVILVLVVYAIYKSYWSPVLYIKELADIGYEHIPKGANREIRIARAMKGRQLGVKLPPPYPNGWFAIAESRNLKNGDVTSIDALGQNFCVYRGEDGVARCVDAYCPHLGANLGIGGKVGGSCIECPFHKWRFNAEGACVNVPGQDNPPKGVSIRTWPTVETDGAVWIWHDADNRPPLWTICDADELASWGYRGRNEFVVGSHCMDIPENGADVAHLNAVHSPSLLSSLGEKYPFLLNFIGQHSWSAEWSRGEGHVATMKLEHHYKIGDLSLFHMDVVATQMGPGHVRLRIDTGFGPLLISQSVTPIGPLLQRVVHRMFSPAYNAPVVAGFIWGESYMFERDVMIWNNKRYMSSPAYVRTDKTIRAFRAWYSQFYSENSISFKEATQNPLDW from the exons ATGGCCAAACCCAAAGGTCATTCAGCCACCAACACAACAATGGCCCGGAGCAACACCATGGACGCAAACTGTCAAATTGAAAATGGcgttttacttttttatctaAAGACGGCTTGGGCGCTGGTGCGAACAGCCATAGagttattttatacttataggTTAAATATCATGATGACTGTGATATTAGTTTTAGTAGTTTATGCTATTTATAAGTCTTATTGGAGTCCGGTGCTATATATCAAA GAGCTAGCCGACATCGGTTACGAGCATATACCAAAGGGAGCAAATCGGGAGATCCGCATCGCCAGGGCAATGAAGGGCCGTCAGCTGGGGGTCAAACTGCCCCCACCCTACCCTAACGGGTGGTTCGCTATAGCAGAGAGTAGAAATCTGAAAAATGGGGATGTCACCAGTATCGATGCTTTGG GTCAAAACTTCTGCGTGTACCGCGGTGAGGACGGCGTCGCGCGCTGCGTAGACGCATATTGCCCCCACCTCGGTGCAAACCTGGGTATCGGGGGCAAAGTGGGGGGCAGCTGCATCGAGTGCCCCTTCCACAAGTGGAGGTTCAACGCTGAGGGCGCATGCGTCAATGTTCCGGGACAGGATAATC CTCCCAAAGGCGTCTCTATCCGAACCTGGCCTACAGTAGAGACCGACGGGGCCGTATGGATCTGGCACGACGCCGACAACAGGCCTCCATTGTGGACGATATGCGACGCCGACGAGTTGGCCTCGTGGGGGTACAGAGGCCGAAATGAGTTTGTTGTTGGATCGCACTGCATG GATATCCCGGAGAACGGCGCCGACGTGGCGCATCTCAACGCGGTGCACTCCCCATCTCTGCTGTCCAGCCTGGGAGAAAAATACCCCTTCCTGCTCAATTTTATAG GTCAGCACTCATGGTCGGCGGAGTGGTCACGTGGAGAGGGTCACGTGGCCACGATGAAGCTGGAACATCACTACAAGATTGGGGACCTCAGTTTATTCCACATGGATGTCGTGGCTACACAG ATGGGCCCCGGCCACGTGCGGCTCCGCATAGACACCGGCTTCGGCCCCCTACTGATCTCACAATCAGTGACCCCTATAGGACCTCTACTACAACGCGTAGTACATAGAATGTTCTCGCCAGCGTATAACGCTCCAGTCGTAGCTGGGTTCATATGGGGAGAGAGCTACATG TTCGAGCGCGACGTGATGATCTGGAACAACAAACGCTACATGAGCTCACCGGCGTACGTACGGACGGACAAAACAATTCGCGCCTTCAGGGCGTGGTACTCGCAGTTCTATAGCGAAAATAGCATTAGTTTCAAGGAAGCTACTCAAAACCCTTTAGATTGGTGA